One window of Banduia mediterranea genomic DNA carries:
- the sctQ gene encoding type III secretion system cytoplasmic ring protein SctQ, with the protein MSVAPHRLDARTLGYGSLAEQLPRFDPAAARLRRQLFARSCRLASADGSLSLHLGQPGGAAETASEWMRLRGDELRIWLRVQPGPYVKGLGDGAWHDYHGESRTLAWSLAHESVLAAFHHVFGVALEAEGAAVPEQSPDEWRALDRPLDWRLDHRGASIHGRIALSPAALARIAAIERWQPAASRPSTHCAALPASARLSLRAPAISAAALREFETGDVLVLDTYNHCRQNLALEAAGRHWAVQLDERSRPMLLSSSIHPPIEPSQSRETHTMSDAPPQPAGDAAEATPATSPLDAAMLELTFDIGTLPSSVGELAALQAGYVFELPQTLEQTRTTIRANGRAVGHGELVAVGDSLGVLILDLDGLQ; encoded by the coding sequence ATGAGTGTTGCGCCCCACCGACTGGACGCGCGCACGCTCGGTTACGGCTCTCTGGCGGAACAGCTGCCGCGATTCGATCCAGCCGCCGCTCGACTGCGTCGCCAACTGTTCGCCCGCTCCTGCCGCCTCGCCAGCGCCGACGGCAGCCTGAGTCTGCACCTCGGCCAGCCCGGCGGCGCAGCGGAGACCGCGAGTGAGTGGATGCGACTGCGTGGCGACGAACTCAGGATCTGGCTGCGGGTGCAGCCCGGCCCCTACGTCAAGGGACTCGGCGACGGCGCCTGGCATGACTACCACGGCGAATCCCGAACCCTGGCCTGGAGCCTGGCCCACGAATCGGTACTCGCGGCATTCCACCACGTGTTCGGCGTGGCCCTGGAAGCCGAAGGCGCGGCCGTTCCCGAACAGTCCCCGGACGAGTGGCGTGCGCTCGATCGCCCACTCGACTGGCGTCTCGATCATCGTGGTGCCTCGATTCACGGGCGCATCGCCTTGAGTCCGGCGGCGCTGGCGCGCATCGCCGCGATCGAGCGTTGGCAGCCCGCCGCGTCGCGCCCGTCGACGCATTGCGCGGCCTTGCCGGCCAGCGCGAGGCTGAGCCTGCGCGCGCCGGCCATCAGCGCCGCCGCGCTGCGCGAATTCGAAACCGGTGACGTTCTGGTGCTCGATACATACAACCATTGCCGACAGAACCTCGCGCTGGAGGCCGCCGGCCGCCACTGGGCGGTCCAACTCGATGAACGTTCGCGCCCGATGCTGTTGTCGTCATCCATTCACCCGCCGATCGAGCCATCTCAAAGCAGGGAGACCCACACCATGTCCGACGCCCCACCCCAGCCCGCCGGCGACGCAGCGGAGGCGACTCCTGCCACGTCGCCACTGGACGCCGCGATGCTGGAGCTGACGTTCGATATCGGCACGCTGCCGAGCAGCGTCGGCGAGCTTGCGGCACTGCAGGCCGGTTACGTGTTCGAACTGCCACAGACACTCGAACAGACCCGCACCACGATCCGCGCCAACGGCCGCGCCGTGGGCCACGGTGAGCTGGTCGCGGTTGGCGACAGCCTCGGCGTACTGATCCTGGATCTGGATGGACTTCAGTAG
- the sctR gene encoding type III secretion system export apparatus subunit SctR: MDFSSLSPGFVIAIVVSLALAPFVAVMVTSFTKIVVVLSLLRNALGLQQVPPNVVLNGLAIILSIYVMYPVILDTHEAIEQRGQELPEQKMDLQRMLDLVGHAKEPLREFLIAHSSDTERVFFLESARRFLPDERRQSLGPRDYIVVVPAFTVSELTAAFQIGFLIFLPFLIIDLMVSNILLALGMMMLSPTLVSLPFKLLLFVFMDGWAKLVHGLVLTYG; the protein is encoded by the coding sequence ATGGACTTCAGTAGCCTCAGCCCCGGCTTCGTCATCGCGATCGTCGTCAGCCTTGCGCTGGCGCCGTTCGTCGCGGTGATGGTCACCTCGTTCACCAAGATCGTGGTGGTGCTGAGCCTGCTGCGCAATGCCCTGGGCTTGCAGCAGGTGCCGCCCAATGTGGTGCTCAATGGACTGGCGATCATCCTGTCGATCTACGTGATGTATCCGGTGATCCTGGACACACACGAAGCCATCGAGCAACGCGGCCAGGAACTGCCCGAGCAGAAGATGGACCTGCAGCGCATGCTCGATCTGGTGGGGCACGCCAAGGAGCCGTTGCGCGAATTCCTGATTGCCCATTCCAGCGATACCGAACGCGTATTCTTTCTCGAAAGTGCGCGCCGCTTCCTGCCGGACGAGCGACGCCAGAGCCTCGGCCCGCGCGACTACATCGTGGTGGTGCCGGCCTTCACGGTCAGCGAACTGACCGCCGCGTTCCAGATCGGCTTCCTGATCTTTCTGCCGTTCCTGATCATCGATCTGATGGTCTCCAACATCCTGCTGGCGCTGGGCATGATGATGCTGTCACCAACGCTGGTGTCGCTGCCGTTCAAGCTGCTGCTGTTCGTGTTCATGGACGGCTGGGCCAAGCTGGTCCACGGCCTGGTGCTGACTTATGGCTGA
- the sctS gene encoding type III secretion system export apparatus subunit SctS produces the protein MGFDIVRLTQDALWLVLLLSAPAIVAASIVGLIVAFFQAATQLQEQTLAFTVKFVTIVIVLFLTASVLGGTLYNFADRIFTEFPGMTN, from the coding sequence ATGGGATTCGACATCGTGCGGCTGACGCAGGACGCCCTGTGGCTGGTGCTGCTGCTGTCCGCCCCGGCGATCGTGGCAGCGTCGATCGTGGGCCTGATCGTCGCCTTCTTTCAGGCCGCGACACAGCTGCAGGAACAGACCCTGGCATTCACCGTGAAGTTCGTCACCATCGTCATCGTGCTGTTCCTGACGGCCAGCGTGCTCGGCGGCACGCTCTACAATTTTGCCGACCGGATCTTCACCGAGTTTCCGGGCATGACGAACTGA